The following proteins are encoded in a genomic region of Montipora foliosa isolate CH-2021 chromosome 8, ASM3666993v2, whole genome shotgun sequence:
- the LOC137967592 gene encoding potassium channel subfamily K member 17-like: MPELSKARKLLILFLTWFAYIIIGAFIFQAIEGTNENKNGNSGELFKEIKKNITETFNMTDAEFDNFVRQIESATSSSPQGKEWTYVHAMSFIIQLLTTIGYGNITPVTTAGRILCIFYALFGIPLNILLLQFVGQVVLSGQQILVTRVEKDLLKKNSEQVNFLNEKCALLGVLLLFTLLLICTGIQVALEEWTFLEGFYCYFITFATVGFGDLIPGQSTSGLGLLRIFLIIFGLVAMSNVLNALASCTDILSLLKAIKARCGGTDSSEVEEKENYEVEMSAHDPK; this comes from the exons ATGCCTGAGCTGAGCAAAGCACGAAAGCTCCTGATCTTATTTTTGACTTGGTTTGCTTATATTATCATTGGCGCTTTTATTTTTCAAGCTATTGAGGGCACTAACGAGAACAAAAATGGGAACAGCGGAGAACTCTTTAAAGAGATAAAGAAAAATATAACGGAGACTTTCAACATGACAGACGCTGAATTTGATAACTTTGTGAGGCAAATCGAGTCGGCGACCTCGTCAAGTCCTCAAGGAAAAGAATGGACCTATGTACACGCAATGTCCTTCATTATTCAACTTTTAACTACAATTG gttaTGGTAACATCACGCCAGTCACAACAGCTGGTCGCATTCTTTGCATATTCTACGCTTTATTCGGCATCCCATTAAACATTTTGCTTCTTCAATTCGTTGGGCAAGTGGTACTAAGTGGTCAACAGATCCTTGTAACAAGAGTCGAAAAAGATTTATTGAAGAAAAACAGCGAGCAGGTGAACTTCTTGAACGAAAAGTGCGCGCTGCTGGGTGTACTGTTGCTATTCACTTTGCTGCTGATATGCACAGGAATTCAAGTTGCGCTTGAAGAGTGGACATTTCTGGAGGGATTTTACTGCTATTTTATTACCTTCGCCACTGTTGGATTTGGTGACCTAATTCCGGGCCAATCCACATCCGGTCTGGGGTTGTTACGTATATTCCTTATAATCTTTGGCCTAGTCGCAATGTCAAACGTGCTTAATGCACTTGCGAGTTGTACCGACATCCTCAGTCTCCTCAAGGCAATCAAGGCACGCTGCGGAGGAACCGATAGCagtgaagtagaagaaaagGAGAATTATGAAGTAGAAATGAGTGCACACGATCCGAAGTAG